One window from the genome of Eucalyptus grandis isolate ANBG69807.140 chromosome 7, ASM1654582v1, whole genome shotgun sequence encodes:
- the LOC120295312 gene encoding cysteine-rich and transmembrane domain-containing protein WIH2-like, whose product MSYSQIAPQEAYPPPGCPPAPHPPPEAYPYPPTVGPPTHPPFEGYQRYFAGGHPPPQAQPQVQPQPPPHYHHHQQCDDFYYYDQSGRAPLLQCCWAALCCCCMLEECCCCMMEECCCFFR is encoded by the exons ATGAGCTACTCCCAGATAGCTCCTCAGGAAGCTTACCCGCCACCAG GGTGCCCGCCTGCTCCCCATCCGCCGCCGGAGGCCTATCCGTACCCTCCGACGGTGGGGCCGCCGACTCACCCTCCCTTCGAGGGGTATCAACGGTATTTCGCCGGAGGGCATCCTCCGCCGCAGGCGCAGCCGCAGGTGCAGCCGCAGCCGCCTCCTCATTACCACCATCACCAACAATGTGATGATTTTTACTATTATGATCAGTCGGGTCGTGCTCCCCTTTTGCAGTGCTG CTGGGCTGCGCTCTGCTGCTGCTGTATGTTGGAGGAATGCTGCTGCTGTATGATGGAGGAATGCTGCTGCTTTTTTCGCTGA
- the LOC104453539 gene encoding protein AUXIN SIGNALING F-BOX 2 yields the protein MNYFPDEVIDHVFDFVTSNRDRNVISLVCKSWYRIERLSRQRVFIGNCYAISPERLIARFPGVRSLTLKGKPHFADFNLVPPDWGGFVYPWIDALARSKVNLEELRLKRMVVTDDGLELISRSFVNFKSLVLVSCEGFTTDGLAAIAANCRFLRELDLQENEVEDHRGQWLNCFPDSCTSLVSLNFACLKGDINLAALERLVARSPYLKSLRLSRAVPLDTLQKILVRAPQLVDLGVGSFVHDPDSETYNKLVTAIEKCKSMRSLSGFLEVSAYCLPAIYPICSGLTSLNLSYAPGIPGSELTKLIRHCRKLQRLWILDCIGDKGLGVVASSCKELQELRVFPSDPYGVGNAAVTEEGLVAISRGCPKLNSLLYFCQQMTNAALKIVAQNCPNFIRFRLCILEPTKPDSSTNQPLDEGFGAIVQSCKGVRRLSLSGLLTDQVFNYIGTFAEQLEMLSIAFAGDNDKGMLYVLNGCKKIRKLEIRDCPFGNIALLTDVGKYETMRSLWMSSCDITLGGCKTLAKKMPRLNVEIINENNEMEDCIDDEQKVERMYLYRTLVGPRKDAPEHVWTL from the exons ATGAATTATTTTCCCGATGAAGTTATCGATCACGTGTTCGACTTTGTGACGTCGAACAGGGACCGCAACGTGATCTCTTTAGTGTGTAAATCTTGGTATAGGATCGAGAGGCTTAGCAGGCAGAGAGTGTTTATCGGGAACTGCTACGCGATAAGTCCTGAGAGATTGATCGCGAGATTCCCGGGGGTAAGGTCGCTCACTTTGAAGGGGAAGCCCCATTTCGCTGACTTCAATCTAGTGCCACCTGACTGGGGAGGGTTCGTGTACCCTTGGATCGATGCATTGGCTAGGAGTAAGGTTAATTTGGAGGAGCTCAGGTTGAAGAGGATGGTGGTTACAGATGATGGTCTTGAGCTGATTTCGAGATCGTTTGTAAATTTCAAGTCCTTGGTTCTTGTTAGCTGCGAAGGGTTCACTACTGATGGCCTTGCGGCTATAGCAGCCAACTGTAG GTTTCTTAGGGAGCTGGACTTGCAAGAAAATGAAGTTGAGGATCATAGAGGCCAGTGGCTAAACTGCTTTCCTGATAGCTGCACCTCTCTTGTGTCCCTAAATTTTGCATGCTTAAAAGGAGATATAAATTTAGCAGCACTTGAGAGGCTTGTGGCAAGATCTCCATATCTCAAGAGCTTGAGGCTAAGCCGTGCTGTCCCTCTTGACACGCTGCAGAAGATCCTGGTCCGAGCACCTCAGTTGGTGGACTTAGGCGTGGGCTCTTTTGTCCATGACCCAGATTCTGAAACCTACAACAAGTTGGTGACAgcaattgaaaaatgcaaatctATGAGGAGCTTATCCGGATTCTTGGAGGTTTCTGCGTACTGCCTACCAGCTATTTATCCAATATGTTCAGGCCTGACCTCCTTGAATCTTAGTTATGCTCCTGGGATCCCTGGAAGTGAGCTAACTAAGTTAATCCGTCATTGCAGAAAGCTGCAGCGCTTATGG ATACTTGACTGCATAGGAGATAAAGGGCTGGGAGTCGTGGCTTCAAGCTGCAAAGAACTACAGGAATTGAGGGTTTTTCCGTCTGATCCTTACGGAGTTGGAAATGCTGCAGTGACCGAAGAAGGGTTGGTTGCTATTTCCAGAGGTTGTCCAAAGCTTAACTCATTGCTGTACTTCTGCCAGCAGATGACAAATGCTGCCCTGAAAATTGTAGCCCAGAACTGCCCTAATTTCATACGGTTCAGGTTGTGCATCCTCGAGCCCACAAAACCGGATTCTTCAACCAATCAGCCTCTTGACGAAGGATTCGGAGCTATTGTTCAGTCATGCAAGGGTGTCAGGCGCTTGTCACTTTCTGGCCTTCTTACTGACCAGGTCTTCAATTATATTGGCACATTCGCTGAACAGCTTGAGATGCTTTCTATTGCATTTGCTGGGGACAACGACAAGGGAATGCTTTATGTGTTAAATGGGTGCAAGAAGATTCGGAAATTGGAAATCAGGGATTGCCCCTTTGGTAACATCGCACTTCTGACGGACGTgggaaagtatgaaacaatgcGATCCCTTTGGATGTCGTCGTGCGATATTACCCTTGGAGGCTGCAAAACCCTGGCAAAGAAGATGCCGAGGCTGAACGTGGAGATTATCAATGAAAACAATGAGATGGAGGATTGCATTGATGATGAGCAGAAAGTAGAAAGGATGTACCTCTACAGAACCTTGGTGGGGCCGAGGAAGGATGCACCAGAGCATGTTTGGACATTGTAG